The sequence below is a genomic window from Acropora palmata chromosome 5, jaAcrPala1.3, whole genome shotgun sequence.
AACTGCGAGAGCAATAATCCACCGATCACCACAAAGAACATACCTGCCAGCATCAGCAAACGACTTTCGGCCCTTTCATTGGACCAAGCTTCATTTGACAAAGCCGCTCCTCCGCACCAGAAAGCACTTGACGTAGCGGATATCAATACACCCTCCACTACCAACCCAGCACGCCTGCCAAACGCAAAAACAGACAGCCAAATAACATTCTCTGGTACAACACTCCATTCAGCAAGAACGTCAGCACCAACATCGGACACAAATTCCTCAGCCTAATTGACAAACACTTTCCTAAGGATCACAACCTATGGAAGGTATTTAACTGTAACACCATCAAAGTCAGTTACAGCTGTATGAATAACACCAAACAGATCATTGACAACCACAACAAGTGCATCTTACACTCGTCTTACTCATCTTACACGAAAGACAACAAAGATGGCACGAGAACCAACAAAACATGCAACTGCtaacaaaagaacaattgCCCGCTCAACAGTAACTGCCTCAATCTTCCCTAGTTCATAAAGCCACCGTCACACAGAACGACAACAACTCCTCTGAAACATACATTGGATTCACAGAAACCGACTTCAAAACAAGACACAGAAATCACATCGCATCATTCTGCCACGCCAAGCACAAAAACTCCAGCGAACTTAGGAAACACATCTGAGAACTCAAGAACGACAACACTGACTATTCCATTTCATAGCGCTTCGTATCATCTAGCCCTCGCTACAACAGCTCCAGTAAAAGATGCAACCTctgcttaaaagaaaaattcctgaTAATTTGCAAACCTGACGTCTCATCTCTAAGTGTAATGAACTCGTATCTTCACGCCAATACAGAAACAAAGTGTTGCTATGCAACAGCTGaacttttaagtttttaagtttaCCACATAATTGATTATGTAAATTTCCCTAGTACATACACGATAGTCACATGAATATTCTTTCATTAAACCCATGAAGAGTGAAGCGAttcacgaaacaggcttgtcgGGAAAATGTAGTTGCATCCTCAAGGGGAGCAAGAGAACGGGATAGACAGACCTACATGTGTCACCAGCATGTTGAACTTCAACTTGTCTTCAAAGACTGCATGAAATTTAGGAAGAGAGTGATTGATGAAAGCACAGAAGCTAATCAAGCAGTAACAGAAGTGTATACCTCAGTTGCAAATATTATTGAACAAACACTCTGCCTCAAACCTGAAGACCAAGGCTATCATAAATTCAAATGCTTGAAAAGGGAGTGCAAAGACTGTGGAGTTAACAACTTGGTTTTGCTGCCAGAGGAGAAAGGTCTTGGCAATCACGAAGTGAAATGGAAGCGGTAAGACTATGTTTCAACTGGAAAACTTACCACTGATggaaaagacatgaaaaaaatagccCTTGTTGAGAAGTGCACAGGTCCAAAGGAActatttcattatttcattCAACTCTTAGAACAGTTTCCTTACCATTCCTTTCTTGCTAAATGGCAAAAGGAACTGCTAGATTCTCTTCTTGAAAACCTTCCTCTTGATCAAGCCGTGTGCAGCCATGACTGTTCTGAGGGTTACGCCTGTCGGTTTCAAGATGAAATCCAATCCCAATACTTTGATGTAAACATAGTAAGTCTTCATGTAATTCTTTACAGGCATTCGAATGCTGAGGTGGATGGTGTCCAGAGCTCAGGAGAGGAACCGGCAATTTGCAAGGAGCATTTGTTTGTAATCTCTGATGATGTCAACCAGGATCATGACTCTGTCCTTCATATCCAGAAGTTAATTTCAAAGCATTTAGAAGAATCTAACTGCACCATAAAGAAAATGCATGAATTCAAAGATGGGTGTGCGGGACAGTACAAGAGCCGGCACTGTTATGGTGACCCATCTTGCTCACTGGCAACTTTTGGATAGACAGTCCAGCGAAACTACTTTGCCACCTCCCATGCAAAGGGAGAACAAGATGCAGCTGGCTCCCATGTCAAACAGAAGGCTACCTAATCAGTTCTCTCCAGGAAAGTCACACTATCAAACGCAAAAGATCTTTGCAACTTTCTGAAAGAGAACTTCTCTGAACCAGCTGTTTCCTCATTTCCCGCTAGGCAGAAGTCAGTGCAGTTAAAGAGGCATGTCTTTTTCTATTTGCCTTCTACTGGAGAACTGAGTGTTGCTCGTAACAGGGAAGGTGGAAGATTCTGCACTGTCAAAGGTATCTGACAACTACACTCTGTGAGGACTTGCAGTGAACAGCTAAAAGTCTTCACAAGAGAGAGATCTTGTTACTGCCATGGTTGCATTGTCGAGAATTTTGACAGCTGTGATCATAAGGAATGGGTGGGCAACTCAAAGGAGGTGTCATGACCAGGGCAAATTTAGATGCAAGCACCATTGAACATTCAGTTCAAGTTGCTGACCTGGCAACCAAAGACAGTATTGTTGCTGTGGTGGCTGACGATGACAGCCAATATGATTACTACCTCCTTAAAGTTGCTAGCAGTGCAGTCATTTCCCTTAGggaaaactttatttattttagtatttattCCAAAGGACAGGCTGTTCttcttgaaaatttctttATAAGGGAGACCATTATTGATCGCACATACAAAATAGATGATAAGATGGCAGGAGTATTCCCAGGAACTATGCGGTACATTTGGGGACCACTTGTGTTGAAGCGAAAAAGGGGAAGGCCAATCAAGTTCCATTGCCTGAACATGAGCAAATTCTGGCATCCCTTTAACTGTTTTTGCCCTTAATAGCTTGCAAGCTacattttttggcaaaaatttCCTCAAATACAGTATTTTTGTattcttacaaaaaaaatgggTGTGGCCGCATTGCATCATGGGTAATAGAAAAATAGCTTAAAATACATCTCAATTGACTGAAATGACATAATTTCAAGATAGTAACCAATTTTCTTCACTTTCTGACTTATTTCtaacaaaaattgtttcttaaataaattttcaagttttaccCCAATGTTACGCTTTTGTACATCAGAACTGTGCTACTGATCATATCATACTCTGTTTATGAGCTTAAAAACTTCAGTCTTCATAAGAACACGAGAAGGAGAGTTATCATTATTTATGACATTGCTTTTCTGTCATCAAACTTTTTAAAGTAAGGTTCAAATAGTACtgatgaaaacatttttgaacatGGATGTACCTGTacataaacattttattgacaTGCAATATAGTAAAAACCCATGTATAATTTTTTCCAAGCTAGGATGAGGACCTTCTTAGAAAAATGGTACAGGGTGTCAAGTGACAAGTGACACTTAGAAAATTGGAATGACAGTGgccaaaaaataagaaatatataGGAATTCTCAAGCCAAAATAGGAAAGAAATAGGTGGATTTCTTTGAGTTCTATCCTCTAAACACTCCCAACAGCAACTCCCTTCCACAACCCAATGCTTTAATATTTAACAGGCACCACAGGCAAGAGGAAGCGAGGACGACCAAAGAAGACGTGGCAGACGCAAGTGCAGAAGGAGAGCAAGAGCGTTGGTTTGGAGAGAGAGGACACCATGAATCGAGCGAGATGGAGAGTGGGACTTCGAGAGATTGCTGCTGGGGTAAATCCAGCCACCCCTGTTTACAGGTATAAACCCAAATCAAAAGTtgattgatgatgatgatgaccaCAACATACATCCACAACGCATTGTCGTTTAATCTATCACACAATGAGcacaaagctcttttggaaCTCAAAAACAACACTGAGATTAATCTTAAAGAGGCAGATAAAGGTACAACA
It includes:
- the LOC141882042 gene encoding uncharacterized protein LOC141882042 gives rise to the protein MKKIALVEKCTGPKELFHYFIQLLEQFPYHSFLAKWQKELLDSLLENLPLDQAVCSHDCSEGYACRFQDEIQSQYFDVNIVSLHVILYRHSNAEVDGVQSSGEEPAICKEHLFVISDDVNQDHDSVLHIQKLISKHLEESNCTIKKMHEFKDGCAGQYKSRHCYGDPSCSLATFG